GAACCACATCCTTCATGCCTTTCGCTGGAAAACGCGGCGTATCATCCCAGCCAACAGATACACATGGGAATAACGGTACGTTCAATATGGAATCCATTTGAGTCCGTATTTTTCTTGAATTGTCGCCGTATACCAAATAATCTTCGTTGAGTCCTCCCATATTATACATGGCAACACTGTTGAACCCCATCTCCTCTACTTTGTTTGAAAATTTTTCAGCCGACTCTTTCGACATGAGGGAGCCTCCCCCCTGGTTCCATTGAATATGCAGGTCCGGGAATCCCGCTTTTTTAACTTCCTCCCGGAAATAATCCAGTGCTTCCCGTGTTCTCTTCGCATCTCCTCCGAAGCTCTCCATCAGCTTGTCAATACTGAAAATAGAGAAAACGGGCTTGCCGTCAATCTTAAAATAATTCGGTTGCTTGAAATATTGATTGATCACCCGGTCAACGATAATCTTAAAATTATTTTCATCAACAACAGCGTTCCACAAAACCGACGTATCGTCCTTATATTTGTGAACATTCCAATAATTGCGCTTTACATCGTGATTGGCCCACATGATATAAAACTGCATCTTCGAGTTAT
This portion of the Petrimonas sulfuriphila genome encodes:
- a CDS encoding glycoside hydrolase family 99-like domain-containing protein codes for the protein MACCMAVTSCTDKKNTVKESSNNSEYYVAAYIWPSCHHDERFGDMLWPEGTGEWEVIKKGNPRFEGHYQPRLPLWGYEMDNDPKVVEKWIDLAVEHGVNVFVYDWYWYDEGPFLESALNDGFLKAKNNSKMQFYIMWANHDVKRNYWNVHKYKDDTSVLWNAVVDENNFKIIVDRVINQYFKQPNYFKIDGKPVFSIFSIDKLMESFGGDAKRTREALDYFREEVKKAGFPDLHIQWNQGGGSLMSKESAEKFSNKVEEMGFNSVAMYNMGGLNEDYLVYGDNSRKIRTQMDSILNVPLFPCVSVGWDDTPRFPAKGMKDVVHYHNTPESFAALLYQAKKYADSHPEQTKLITINAWNEWVEGSYLLPDMQNGFGYLKAVKEVMSGEYEP